One part of the Anopheles merus strain MAF chromosome 3L, AmerM5.1, whole genome shotgun sequence genome encodes these proteins:
- the LOC121598939 gene encoding inactive rhomboid protein 1-like translates to MSRSRRSSFGHQHYQQQQQQHQQFSITSTINYDDGLCDGGSGPGLVPPGGTTSSPSRFSESSYSNLGSRLTAYVAQAPLHSSTVAPSSSTASSLPQPIHPGSSASSVSSVADRYGPGEESLRPCCISPAAPPSASDRYSTSSAPNSIMYPETRNGPHHRSMSPGSRTRYPVPERFRDPPASAPPQQSTTQPKLDQYGNYLIGNNAPLMTSSESYNYLTSTVHTPVKRYIPTPPPAENFSHCEPVGGGAGGLGASLMAGLMASGGGINIINAAQAGAGGSLLKSLPYRLKVPKSADPAGLGEDATDHYATPPRARPVGGKCPQQPICTFAGQPVVGGTLGRQSLQPDYALLRAATPVSIMSEPMVLGHAPSSDEEQCYQCNSLRQATGVHQTTQTSGPISPQPLSISSVSMSDMERQSPLSPPSLVSHASYPHHHHHHHHHHHHHQQQQQHQQQQQHYTLTTPGDDGRNAQQSLIIAQSHTLNSSCSNPSIIIQYQHQQHIQAHQQIQQQPLYQQLQQLQQQHAQQQQQQQQQHHHQLQLQHQQAQQQAHQQQVQQQQQQQQQQHQQQQLLQHMHLPRLQPDSTPSTLQRNVQAIRQQRLTHKQRIKEYLRRSTSQFFGVDQLHDDYEQQKWEDRQKRFAIRRFGSLKDELPPNGRGPSEPSADVMHDHLTHSDRPDVLPAQSQDEPETEQNRRQRFNPYYRHEGGEEFLVERKPSVSRMMLSGLVFVVQSLRNRVPRRQKQWSRSFAPAHVALNNDDNDIYDGLTPVQEDEMFFDVPAGGGQNGAGGGVPPTQQEQDLAGAPVPDNSHQIYMLETDRALVSSGWRTRTAEEQLHLQDVAAGRNNAMFQFFYGQRIPGTILESVLDNSRRPPRHCIKLLRPNALDDRYDYRPYFTYWINTTQILVLLLTLLCYGVGPIGIGFEQKSSQVLVTSLSLQTVQHYEPRNIWIGPRRDDLVHLGSKYAPCMRRDGRIMDLISKTRKQERETACCIRNDDSGCVQSSQADCSVRGLWPTTISTWKKWSPGDSGPGGRISGSVCGLDPKYCDAPASIAPHEWPDDITKWPICRKNNQFTQRFRFKDHTAEHMVCEVIGHPCCMGISGECRITTREYCDFVRGYFHDEASLCSQVSCLNDVCGMFPFIVTDLPDQFYRLFTSLYIHAGIVHLIITVAFQHILLADLERLLGSLRTAIVYIGSGIVGNLTSAIFVPYKAEVGPLPSLAGTLSSLLVLLILCHWRNLKKPQYAMLKMLFLGCLLFGMGTLPWQQNFTGLLSGLLFGTTFTLALTPYLSFAKYSRKGKIKLVWSCFALHFVLYALIFLVFYLFPTIFSLNFLEGNQISSINDNNGMHDHFNPYDTFNYFNGKHGLDGGGSSHGGMLPGEGGRAGGDVGGGGGRIKDYDRGGGNRYGGKDGGGGGGGAISMSGGTIKAINPKYNNINSNGNLNAKSNMHSYKMVAICEKGQCNPRPNA, encoded by the exons ATGAGCCGTAGCCGGCGGTCTTCGTTTGGCCACCAGcactaccagcagcagcagcagcagcatcagcagtttAGCATCACCTCCACCATCAACTATGACGATGGGCTGTGCGATGGCGGAAGCGGCCCGGGGCTGGTCCCACCCGGCGGCACCACGTCCTCGCCGTCGCGGTTTAGCGAGTCGTCCTACTCGAACCTGGGATCCCGCCTGACCGCGTACGTCGCCCAGGCTCCCCTCCACAGCTCCACCGTCGCCCCGTCATCGTCCACCGCTTCCTCGCTGCCCCAGCCCATCCATCCGGGCTCGTCCGCCTCTTCGGTTTCGTCCGTGGCCGATCGGTACGGGCCCGGGGAGGAGTCGCTGCGGCCGTGCTGCATCTCACCGGCTGCACCACCATCCGCCAGCGACCGTTACTCGACCAGTTCGGCCCCAAACTCCATCATGTATCCGGAAACGCGCAACGGACCGCACCATCGTTCGATGTCACCGGGATCGAG AACACGTTATCCCGTGCCGGAGCGGTTCCGGGATCCACCGGCGTCAGCGCCTCCGCAGCAAAGCACCACCCAGCCCAAGCTGGACCAGTACGGCAACTATCTGATCGGCAACAATGCGCCGCTAATGACGAGCTCGGAAAGCTACAACTATCTCACCTCGACCGTGCACACGCCGGTGAAGCGCTACATTCCGACGCCGCCGCCCGCGGAGAACTTCTCGCACTGCGAGCCGGTCGGCGGTGGCGCCGGTGGTCTCGGTGCGAGCCTAATGGCCGGCCTGATGGCGTCCGGCGGGggcatcaacatcatcaacgcTGCGCAAGCCGGTGCAGGTGGATCGCTGCTCAAATCGCTGCCGTACCGGTTGAAGGTGCCGAAATCGGCGGACCCGGCCGGCCTAGGGGAAGACGCGACGGATCATTACGCGACGCCACCGCGTGCCCGGCCCGTCGGGGGCAAGTGTCCGCAGCAGCCGATCTGTACGTTCGCCGGCCAGCCGGTGGTCGGTGGGACGCTCGGACGGCAATCGCTGCAGCCGGACTATGCGTTGCTCCGGGCGGCCACACCGGTCAGCATTATGAGCGAACCGATGGTGCTGGGCCATGCACCTTCGTCGGACGAGGAGCAGTGCTATCAGTGTAACAGCTTGCGGCAAGCGACCGGCGTCCACCAGACGACGCAAACATCCGGCCCGATCAGTCCGCAGCCACTGTCGATCTCGTCCGTGTCGATGTCGGATATGGAGCGGCAATCGCCCCTCAGCCCACCGTCGCTCGTATCGCACGCTTCGTAcccacaccatcatcatcatcatcatcatcaccatcatcaccatcagcagcagcaacagcatcagcagcagcagcaacactacACTTTGACAACACCGGGAGATGACGGCCGGAACGCACAGCAATCGCTAATCATCGCACAATCGCACACACTGAACAGCTCGTGCAGCAACCCGTCGATCATTATCCAGtatcagcatcagcaacacATACAGGCGCATCAGCagatccagcagcagccgctttatcagcagctgcagcagctccagcagcaacacgctcagcagcagcaacagcagcagcagcagcatcatcaccagcTACAGCTACAACACCAACAAGCACAGCAGCAAGCGCACCAGCAACaggttcagcagcagcagcagcagcagcagcaacagcatcaacaacagcagctgctgcagcacatGCACCTGCCCCGGCTGCAGCCCGACTCCACCCCGTCAACACTGCAGCGGAACGTGCAGGCGATCCGGCAGCAGCGGCTCACCCACAAGCAACGCATCAAGGAGTATCTGCGCCGCAGCACGTCCCAGTTTTTCGGCGTCGACCAGCTGCACGATGACTACGAGCAGCAGAAGTGGGAGGACCGGCAGAAGCGGTTCGCCATCCGGCGCTTCGGCTCGCTCAAGGACGAGCTGCCACCGAACGGACGCGGACCGTCCGAACCGAGCGCGGACGTCATGCACGACCACCTGACGCACAGCGACCGGCCGGACGTGCTGCCGGCCCAGAGCCAGGACGAGCCGGAAACGGAGCAGAACCGCCGGCAGCGCTTCAACCCGTACTATCGGCACGAGGGCGGCGAAGAGTTTCTGGTCGAGCGGAAACCGTCCGTGTCGCGCATGATGCTCAGCGGGCTGGTGTTTGTGGTGCAGAGCCTGCGGAACCGGGTGCCGCGCCGGCAGAAGCAGTGGTCCCGCAGCTTTGCCCCGGCGCACGTCGCCCTCAACAATGACGATAACGATATCTACGACGGGCTAACGCCGGTGCAGGAGGATGAGATGTTTTTCGATGTGCCGGCGGGTGGTGGTCAGAATGGTGCGGGCGGTGGCGTCCCGCCGACCCAGCAGGAGCAAGATCTGGCCGGTGCGCCAGTGCCGGACAATTCGCACCAGATCTACATGCTCGAGACGGACCGGGCGCTCGTGAGCAGCGGATGGCGGACGCGCACGGCCGAGGAGCAGCTGCATCTGCAGGACGTTGCGGCCGGGCGCAACAACGCCATGTTTCAGTTCTTCTACGGCCAGCGCATACCGGGCACGATACTGGAGAGCGTGCTGGACAACTCGAGACGTCCGCCGCGCCACTGCATCAAGCTGTTGCGGCCGAACGCGCTGGACGACCGGTACGACTACCGGCCGTACTTTACGTACTGGATCAACACGACGCAGatactggtgctgctgctgacgctgctgTGCTACGGGGTCGGCCCGATCGGCATTGGGTTCGAGCAGAAGAGCAGCCAGGTGCTGGTCACTAGTCTGAGCTTGCAAACG GTTCAACACTACGAGCCACGAAACATTTGGATTGGGCCGCGCCGGGACGACCTGGTCCATCTAGGGTCGAAGTACGCGCCCTGCATGCGCAGGGACGGCCGAATCATGGATCTCATATCGAAAACGCGCAAGCAGGAGCGCGAAACGGCCTGCTGCATACGCAACGATGATTCCGGCTGTGTGCAGAGCTCCCAGGCCGACTGCTCCGTGCGTGGACTGTGGCCTACG ACCATTTCAACGTGGAAAAAGTGGTCGCCGGGCGATTCCGGCCCTGGGGGGCGCATTTCCGGCAGCGTGTGCGGTCTCGACCCGAAGTACTGCGATGCGCCGGCCTCGATCGCACCGCACGAGTGGCCGGACGACATCACCAAGTGGCCTATCTGTCGGAAGAACAATCAGTTTACGCAACGCTTCCGCTTCAAGGATCACACTGCCGAGCACATGGTGTGCGAGGTGATCGGCCACCCGTGCTGCATGGGCATCTCGGGCGAGTGCCGCATCACGACGCGCGAGTACTGCGACTTTGTCCGGGGCTACTTTCACGACGAGGCGTCCCTCTGTTCACAG GTTTCCTGCTTGAACGATGTGTGCGGCATGTTTCCGTTCATCGTGACGGACCTGCCCGACCAGTTCTATCGGCTGTTCACGTCACTCTACATCCACGCCGGTATCGTTCATCTCATAATCACTGTTGCCTTTCAACACATTCTCCTCGCGGATCTGGAGCGTCTGTTGGGATCACTGCGAACGGCGATAGTTTACATTGGCTCGGGCATCGTCGGCAACCTGACCAGTGCCATCTTCGTGCCCTACAAGGCGGAG GTCGGTCCTTTACCATCACTGGCGGGCACGCTGTCCTCGCTGCTCGTGCTGCTCATACTCTGCcattggcgcaatctgaagaAACCACAGTACGCCATGCTGAAGAtgctcttcctcggctgcctGCTGTTCGGTATGGGCACGTTACCATGGCAGCAGAACTTTACCGGCCTGCTATCGGGGCTGCTGTTCGGTACCACCTTCACGCTTGCGCTCACCCCATACCTCAGCTTCGCCAAGTACAGCCGAAAGGGCAAG ATCAAGCTAGTGTGGAGCTGCTTCGCGCTGCATTTCGTGCTGTATGCGCTCATCTTTCTCGTGTTCTACCTGTTTCCGACCATCTTCTCGCTCAACTTCCTCGAGGGCAATCAGATCTCGAGCATCAACGACAACAACGGCATGCACGATCACTTCAATCCGTACGATACGTTCAACTACTTTAACGGTAAGCATGGGCTGGACGGTGGCGGCTCCTCGCACGGCGGCATGCTGCCGGGCGAGGGCGGCCGGGCCGGGGGCGATgtgggcggcggtggcggacgCATTAAGGATTACGATCGCGGCGGAGGGAATCGATACGGCGGCAAGGACGGTGGCGGCGGAGGCGGTGGTGCTATTAGCATGTCGGGCGGCACGATCAAAGCCATTAATCCCAAATACAATAATATAAATAGTAACGGTAATCTTAACGCTAAATCCAATATGCATAGTTATAAGATGGTAGCTATATGTGAGAAGGGACAGTGCAATCCGCGTCCGAACGCATGA